The sequence CATCGCTTCCGTACCGGCGCGTCGCTGGCTGCGCCTCACCTTCACCGCGCCCGTGGTGGAAGAAAGCATGAAGGGGCTGGCGCTATTGCTGCTCTTCCTCTTCCAACGCGAGGAGGTGGACAGCCTGTTCGACGGTCTGATTTATGGCGCCTTGGTCGGTTTAGGGTTCGAGGCGGTGGAAAACGCCCTCTACATCCACCGCGCCTTCACCCAGGGCGGATGGGCCGACTTCTCGGCGGTGCTGGTGCTCCGCCTGGGGTTCTTCGGTTTCACCCACGCCTTCTACACCGCCCTGACCGGTCTGGGAATGGCCTTCGCCTGGCTCAACGCGCGGCAGGTCTGGGCCTGGGTGGCCGTGCCCATCGGCTGGCTGCTGGCCGTGACCGCCCACAGCCTGCACAACGCGGCCATGAGTTCTTCTTCTGTCGGATGCCTGTTTGGCGCCCTGGTCGACTGGGCCGGGTTTTGGGCTCTGGCCGCCATTGCCCTGTATGCCCTGCGGCGCGAGCAACGCTGGCTGCGCGAATACCTGCGCGAAGAAGTTGTGCGCGGCGTGATCACCGAGGCCCACTACGCCACGGCCTGTTCGTTGCAGCGCCGGGCGCAGGCCATCCGCCAGGCCCGCCGGCGGGGCGAAGTGGAGCCGACCGCCCGTTTCTACGCCCTGTTGACCAAACTGGCCTTTCTCAAAGCCCGCACCCAGCACAACAGCCTCGCGGCCCAACGCCATGCCCTCATGGAGCGCCTGCGCCAGGAACTGGCCCAACTGGCACCACAAGCCGAAACGGCCTGAGGGTCCCACCACTC comes from Anaerolineae bacterium and encodes:
- a CDS encoding PrsW family intramembrane metalloprotease — translated: MATVFATLVAVILSFATAWAYALVLYWADRHEKEPKRLLLGLFLWGSTFAIVGAIFFSHTLDAGIGHFIASVPARRWLRLTFTAPVVEESMKGLALLLLFLFQREEVDSLFDGLIYGALVGLGFEAVENALYIHRAFTQGGWADFSAVLVLRLGFFGFTHAFYTALTGLGMAFAWLNARQVWAWVAVPIGWLLAVTAHSLHNAAMSSSSVGCLFGALVDWAGFWALAAIALYALRREQRWLREYLREEVVRGVITEAHYATACSLQRRAQAIRQARRRGEVEPTARFYALLTKLAFLKARTQHNSLAAQRHALMERLRQELAQLAPQAETA